One part of the Diadema setosum chromosome 6, eeDiaSeto1, whole genome shotgun sequence genome encodes these proteins:
- the LOC140229925 gene encoding large ribosomal subunit protein mL40-like, which produces MANLQSLQLIRSFFTRSGGLAFRATQVLRAEPPKKKKRADPKQEMMRQQRLLKKLKKIQFKMGDPEMKPITEFMVDRKLQEDDRKREKVDIDFEESERRARLQKKWSRYRFDQHVAETNLIKTAMRSQQKALEELRKESEELYQAAIRPDPALFPIHITGPTHTPPINGYSNVSPDGEYIDITKQYK; this is translated from the exons ATGGCGAATCTTCAGAGTCTGCAACTGATCCGATCATTCTTTACCCGATCAGGAGGACTAGCATTTCGGGCAACTCAGGTTTTAAG AGCTGAGCCACCGAAGAAAAAGAAGCGAGCTGACCCCAAGCAAGAGATGATGAGGCAGCAACGGCTGCTGAAGAAACTCAAGAAGATCCAGTTTAAGATGGGTGACCCTGAGATGAAGCCCATTACAGAGTTCATGGTGGACCGGAAGCTTCAGGAAGATGACAG GAAACGGGAGAAGGTTGACATAGACTTTGAGGAGTCAGAGCGCAGGGCCCGCCTGCAGAAAAAGTGGTCCAGGTACAGGTTCGACCAGCATGTTGCAGAGACGAACCTTATCAAGACGGCAATGAG GTCTCAGCAAAAGGCACTGGAAGAGCTGCGGAAGGAGTCTGAGGAACTCTACCAGGCTGCCATCAGACCAGACCCCGCCCTGTTTCCCATCCACATCACCGGCCCCACTCACACCCCGCCCATCAATGGTTACTCCAACGTCAGTCCGGACGGGGAGTACATAGACATTACCAAGCAGTACAAGTGA